In Nodosilinea sp. E11, the following are encoded in one genomic region:
- a CDS encoding DUF1822 family protein — protein MKALVHYQNILNSVFRFGTRQPLELMDRLWENIRTSGLEVYISSRGLDTIWREVSSHSGIDVANRVRANIEDALRICPPVSLQQVRDFAHRYGGNSYEEALEIYSAFLISAQCILSSSPQAFRSFDLTEIPLSQNSDLSFLRNYRAPNSLPVLLIGDLSNIWFLASYVGSNSNLSSVNLKQWFQGNRFEHGWCPVEELNIESCVKPAYRFRNVRRGKIISLGSSEQQGLDSVALIVAVSNPLREFNVTIELISTNVGDILPDFLKLEVLDADGKCVEQEISNRDSAIFMEIEGAESEPFSIQISYKNFVHQENFLL, from the coding sequence ATGAAAGCTCTGGTTCACTATCAAAATATTCTCAATAGCGTGTTTCGCTTTGGCACTAGACAGCCTTTAGAGCTTATGGACAGGCTTTGGGAAAACATAAGAACTAGTGGGTTAGAGGTTTATATCTCTAGCCGAGGGCTAGACACTATTTGGCGAGAAGTCTCTAGCCACAGTGGCATAGATGTTGCCAACAGAGTCAGAGCTAATATTGAGGATGCCTTGCGGATCTGCCCTCCGGTCAGCCTTCAGCAGGTGAGAGACTTTGCTCACCGCTATGGTGGGAATAGCTATGAAGAGGCGCTAGAAATTTACAGCGCCTTTTTAATATCAGCTCAATGTATTCTCTCTAGCTCTCCTCAGGCCTTCCGCTCTTTTGACTTAACGGAGATACCTTTAAGTCAAAACTCCGACCTATCCTTTTTGCGGAATTATAGAGCTCCAAACTCCTTACCTGTCCTCTTGATTGGTGACCTATCAAACATCTGGTTTCTAGCTAGTTATGTAGGCTCAAATAGCAATCTATCGTCAGTTAACCTTAAACAATGGTTTCAGGGTAATAGATTTGAGCATGGCTGGTGCCCAGTTGAGGAACTCAATATTGAATCGTGTGTCAAGCCTGCCTATAGGTTTAGAAATGTCCGCCGAGGTAAAATAATTTCTTTAGGCTCATCAGAGCAACAAGGGCTTGATTCAGTTGCTTTAATAGTCGCAGTGAGCAACCCCTTAAGAGAGTTTAATGTCACGATAGAGCTCATCTCAACAAATGTCGGTGATATCCTACCAGACTTCCTTAAGCTAGAGGTTTTAGATGCTGACGGCAAATGCGTTGAACAAGAGATTTCAAATCGTGATTCTGCGATTTTTATGGAAATAGAAGGCGCAGAATCTGAGCCCTTTAGCATTCAGATTAGCTACAAAAACTTTGTACATCAGGAAAACTTCTTGCTCTAG
- a CDS encoding NfeD family protein, with protein sequence MIAGIQMNKRVVLRLNYQLIENRYLAVAEIGNEGESPSVEIQGWLPALSNHFLKMLEDWRIAFSNLDLKKRLKVKKVSVGKVPSYQYIQPYVNISSQKVSWNETCEDLASKLSSEMNAWLNSQGFCRIKEKIQQELKFNENLQIIIRADDASICRLPWNCWEFLAKNSNSEISFSLASESYKSTPSRQFSHLEGLKILAVMGDNEGLDLDRDRQILENQLFEKFSVFLQVLQPSSEELKKELKNGSWDMLFFSGHSETLNGEGVIYLRNGESVYLSGLASSFSEAISKGLKLAIFNSCDGIGIAKSVQDLQIPQAIVMRELVPDKVAHDFLSAYVEGIQNLNSDSPLYLAERYARDKIKHSLPCADWLPVIFQNHKDISPVRGMVERPISQSSIDNKISLYEKIGITPEIQFGENINRDKEFKVTVIDPLGESSVGKIKYKGVLWKARVFPLVSYGKIGPIFPGDEVCVVAREGGVCLVLPKHLAHSDLFNKSKKEIELGIKREQVKNHKISRFKHFAGTLKSLSNVFRLFQ encoded by the coding sequence GTGATTGCAGGTATTCAAATGAACAAGCGAGTTGTTTTAAGACTAAACTACCAGTTGATTGAGAATAGATACCTAGCAGTTGCAGAAATTGGCAACGAAGGAGAATCTCCCTCCGTTGAAATTCAGGGCTGGCTACCTGCCTTATCCAATCACTTTCTCAAAATGCTTGAAGACTGGAGAATAGCCTTCAGTAATCTAGACCTCAAAAAGAGACTCAAAGTAAAGAAGGTCTCTGTGGGGAAAGTTCCCTCATATCAATATATTCAACCATATGTAAATATAAGCAGTCAGAAAGTCTCCTGGAATGAAACATGTGAAGATCTAGCTTCAAAATTAAGCAGCGAAATGAATGCATGGCTCAACTCGCAAGGTTTTTGCAGAATAAAAGAAAAAATTCAGCAAGAATTAAAATTTAATGAGAATCTGCAAATAATTATTCGCGCGGATGACGCATCAATATGCAGATTACCGTGGAATTGTTGGGAATTTTTGGCGAAAAATTCAAACTCAGAGATTTCTTTTAGTCTTGCCAGTGAGAGTTATAAAAGCACTCCCTCAAGGCAGTTTAGTCATTTAGAGGGTTTGAAAATACTAGCTGTTATGGGTGACAATGAAGGTCTTGATTTAGATCGGGATAGGCAGATTTTAGAGAATCAACTTTTCGAAAAATTTAGTGTATTTTTACAGGTGTTACAGCCTTCTTCAGAAGAACTGAAAAAAGAGCTGAAAAATGGTTCATGGGATATGCTATTTTTCTCAGGCCACAGCGAGACACTCAATGGCGAGGGAGTCATCTATCTAAGAAATGGTGAGTCTGTTTATTTATCTGGATTGGCATCTAGTTTTAGTGAGGCAATATCAAAAGGCCTTAAACTAGCTATCTTTAACTCCTGCGATGGTATAGGGATTGCAAAAAGTGTCCAAGACTTGCAAATTCCTCAAGCTATTGTTATGCGTGAGCTCGTCCCAGACAAGGTGGCGCATGATTTTCTGTCAGCTTATGTTGAAGGTATTCAGAACCTTAACAGCGATTCTCCTCTATACCTTGCGGAAAGGTATGCCAGAGACAAAATTAAGCACAGTCTTCCCTGTGCTGATTGGTTGCCTGTAATATTTCAAAATCATAAGGACATTTCCCCAGTTAGAGGGATGGTGGAAAGACCAATTTCTCAGTCGAGCATTGATAATAAAATAAGTTTATACGAAAAAATCGGCATTACTCCCGAAATTCAATTTGGTGAGAATATTAACCGTGATAAAGAATTCAAAGTTACCGTTATTGATCCCTTGGGTGAAAGTTCAGTTGGCAAAATTAAATATAAGGGTGTGCTATGGAAAGCAAGAGTCTTCCCACTTGTAAGTTATGGTAAAATTGGGCCAATATTTCCTGGAGATGAAGTCTGCGTAGTTGCCCGAGAAGGCGGCGTCTGCCTAGTTCTTCCCAAGCATCTAGCTCATTCGGATTTATTTAATAAGAGTAAGAAGGAAATAGAATTAGGCATCAAAAGAGAGCAGGTGAAAAATCATAAAATATCTAGATTTAAGCACTTTGCAGGTACTTTAAAGTCTCTTTCTAACGTTTTTAGATTATTTCAGTGA